One window from the genome of Cyclobacterium amurskyense encodes:
- a CDS encoding alpha/beta hydrolase family protein, producing the protein MHVICFSRSRIWLVILLMMTGVFGESLGQTEHEFPFQARLLDEKFDLPNTMMKGVGDFLDQALQESKATRNDFWQRDFTSPAAFNQSIASQRQELQQILGLIDERSIPFMSYQESGVLEPYTFENEKYTISAVKWRVFDGVFGDFYAEGLLISPKGETKARVVYVPDAATSPEVVAGMTGEGEPGFGRAAHMARNDVEVLVPVLLNRKDTYSGSTIQGKFTNQTHREYIYRQGFILGRHVIGYELQKVLAAVDWFQAKNEQMGKPLKIGVAGHGEGGMLSLFAAALDPRISASLVSGYFDQREDIWNEPIYRNVFGLLKKFGDAELAVMSWPQKLNIEDSLYPEASGPPAPSAGRTGAAPGVLSIPELSSVKAEWQRAEAMLPKGKSNLRFFEGRNALGNGEQSDKSLSVFLKDLGIEAELNEKNISLLSSGLPSHWLNVEHRQERAVRAMENHMQQLIPASETIRDNTFWQTLDSKSGDLKAIKSAHRARLWEELGKLPDPNVPNNTEARFYAETEGWTAYEVKLDVWEGVFAWGILLVPKGVDLTMPLPAVVTQHGLEGLPKDVLTKDKTERAYKPYKGFASDLADRGYVVFAPHNLYWGKDNFRVLQRKANPLGLSLYSIITGQHQRIVDWLGQQDFVDLERIAFYGLSYGGKTAMRVPALVEGYALSICSGDFNEWVRKVASTDYEAFNSYPFTGEYEIPEWNLANTFNYAEMAALIAPRPFMVERGHKDAVGTDKWVAYEYAKVRRHYANIQQEGATTIAYFNDGHTINGIESFAFLDKFLKNAK; encoded by the coding sequence ATGCATGTAATTTGCTTTTCAAGGAGTAGGATTTGGCTTGTTATTTTATTGATGATGACAGGAGTCTTTGGGGAAAGTTTGGGCCAAACTGAACATGAATTCCCTTTTCAGGCGCGTTTGTTGGACGAGAAATTTGACTTGCCCAATACCATGATGAAGGGAGTAGGGGATTTTTTGGACCAGGCCCTTCAGGAAAGCAAGGCAACAAGAAATGATTTTTGGCAAAGGGATTTTACAAGTCCTGCAGCTTTCAATCAATCAATTGCCTCCCAAAGACAAGAATTACAGCAGATTCTAGGGCTTATAGACGAGAGATCCATTCCTTTTATGAGCTACCAGGAAAGTGGAGTGCTTGAACCCTATACTTTCGAGAATGAAAAATACACCATCTCTGCAGTAAAATGGCGGGTATTTGACGGAGTGTTTGGCGATTTTTATGCTGAAGGTTTGTTGATCAGCCCCAAAGGGGAGACCAAAGCCAGGGTAGTCTATGTTCCAGATGCAGCCACATCGCCAGAGGTTGTCGCGGGTATGACAGGGGAAGGTGAACCAGGTTTTGGTAGGGCTGCACATATGGCAAGAAATGATGTTGAGGTGCTGGTTCCTGTTTTACTTAACCGAAAAGACACTTATTCAGGAAGTACCATACAAGGAAAATTCACCAACCAAACCCATAGAGAGTACATTTACAGACAGGGCTTTATTCTGGGCAGGCATGTGATAGGCTATGAATTGCAAAAAGTATTGGCAGCAGTAGATTGGTTCCAAGCAAAAAATGAACAGATGGGAAAACCACTGAAAATCGGTGTGGCCGGGCATGGAGAAGGAGGGATGCTGTCCCTTTTTGCGGCGGCCTTGGATCCCAGGATTTCCGCATCCTTGGTAAGTGGTTATTTTGACCAAAGAGAAGATATATGGAATGAACCTATTTATAGAAATGTCTTTGGCTTATTGAAAAAATTTGGGGATGCCGAGCTGGCGGTCATGAGTTGGCCGCAAAAGTTAAACATTGAAGATTCTTTGTATCCGGAAGCTTCAGGCCCACCGGCACCATCAGCCGGAAGGACTGGTGCTGCTCCTGGAGTCTTATCAATTCCGGAACTTTCTTCGGTGAAGGCAGAGTGGCAAAGGGCAGAAGCAATGCTTCCCAAAGGCAAAAGTAACCTTCGGTTTTTTGAGGGACGCAATGCTTTAGGAAATGGTGAGCAATCAGATAAATCCCTGTCAGTGTTTTTGAAGGATTTGGGGATAGAAGCTGAATTAAATGAAAAGAATATTTCTTTATTAAGCAGTGGCTTACCGAGTCATTGGCTTAATGTTGAACACAGGCAAGAAAGGGCTGTAAGAGCTATGGAAAACCATATGCAGCAACTTATTCCTGCTTCTGAGACTATTCGGGACAATACTTTTTGGCAGACCCTTGATAGCAAATCTGGAGATTTGAAAGCCATAAAATCAGCCCATAGGGCAAGGTTATGGGAAGAATTAGGGAAGTTGCCCGATCCGAATGTGCCAAACAATACAGAAGCGAGATTTTATGCGGAAACAGAAGGTTGGACAGCCTATGAAGTGAAACTGGATGTTTGGGAAGGTGTTTTTGCCTGGGGGATTTTACTGGTGCCTAAAGGAGTAGACCTAACAATGCCTTTGCCGGCTGTGGTTACCCAGCATGGCTTAGAAGGTTTACCCAAAGATGTCTTGACCAAAGATAAGACTGAAAGGGCATATAAACCCTATAAAGGATTTGCTTCAGACTTGGCAGACAGGGGCTATGTGGTATTTGCCCCTCACAATTTGTATTGGGGAAAGGATAATTTTAGGGTATTACAAAGAAAAGCAAACCCATTGGGCTTGTCCCTTTACTCTATCATTACAGGTCAGCACCAACGTATTGTAGACTGGTTAGGTCAGCAGGATTTTGTGGATTTGGAGAGAATTGCGTTTTATGGCCTGTCCTATGGCGGTAAAACAGCCATGCGGGTTCCAGCCCTAGTTGAAGGTTATGCGCTGTCTATTTGTTCGGGTGATTTCAATGAATGGGTGCGAAAAGTAGCAAGCACAGATTATGAGGCTTTCAACAGTTATCCTTTTACCGGAGAGTATGAAATTCCTGAGTGGAATCTGGCCAATACATTCAATTATGCTGAAATGGCTGCCTTAATTGCTCCCAGACCATTTATGGTGGAAAGAGGCCATAAGGATGCTGTCGGTACAGACAAATGGGTGGCTTATGAATATGCCAAAGTCAGAAGGCATTACGCAAATATTCAACAGGAAGGTGCCACCACCATCGCGTATTTTAATGATGGACATACCATTAACGGAATTGAGAGTTTTGCCTTTTTGGACAAGTTTTTAAAGAATGCCAAATGA
- a CDS encoding right-handed parallel beta-helix repeat-containing protein, producing MINSGKRRKFLTVAAATLASFAGTQQLFGKSTVASPSNLKGEEINVKHFGAKGDGKTDDTAAIQKAVATTGNRLFFPKGHYKISKTILIDLAKKGYASIRGNGDAQVIMAGAGPAFKIAGTHFGSADPEGFEKKVWSSERMPIVEGLSIEGQHKAAVGIEAIGTMQLTITRVQVRHTLHAIHLRENNRNLIIADCHLYENHGIGVFYDGVNLHQSNITGSHISYNKEGGIVTKGGNIRNIHITGCDIESNMGSDKAPTANVLIDCSGSAVGTAEVAITGCTIQHNRNAPNSTNIRIIGKDQSGIGSEKERWGNVTITGNVLSDVMVNIDLQYCRGVVVTGNTIWQGYDYGLLMEGCSNVVFGSNLFDANANYPSGTLPSNKLLVTNSEDCIFTGVQVYGSKDSPGLVVRDSKRINIGNCSLLSCEKVGLLLDNVTDSKVSGCMITSLNPNDSSFEPIQSIGGHGNKITE from the coding sequence ATGATAAATTCCGGTAAAAGGAGAAAGTTTTTGACGGTAGCAGCTGCAACATTGGCTTCATTTGCCGGGACACAGCAATTGTTTGGAAAGTCCACAGTTGCCTCTCCTTCTAACTTAAAGGGTGAGGAAATTAACGTAAAGCATTTTGGTGCCAAAGGAGATGGCAAAACAGATGACACAGCAGCGATCCAAAAAGCAGTTGCCACAACAGGGAATCGTTTGTTTTTCCCAAAAGGTCATTATAAGATTTCTAAAACCATTTTAATTGATCTGGCAAAAAAGGGCTACGCCAGCATTAGGGGAAATGGTGATGCACAGGTGATTATGGCTGGTGCCGGTCCGGCATTTAAAATTGCAGGGACTCATTTTGGCTCAGCTGATCCTGAGGGATTTGAAAAGAAGGTTTGGTCTTCAGAGCGAATGCCTATAGTAGAAGGTTTGTCTATAGAAGGACAGCATAAAGCGGCTGTAGGCATTGAAGCCATAGGCACCATGCAGTTGACCATCACAAGGGTACAAGTAAGGCATACCCTTCATGCCATCCATCTGAGGGAAAACAATAGGAATTTAATCATTGCTGATTGTCACCTTTACGAAAACCATGGCATTGGCGTCTTTTATGATGGAGTCAATTTGCACCAATCCAATATTACGGGAAGTCATATCAGTTATAACAAGGAAGGTGGAATTGTCACCAAAGGGGGCAATATCAGGAATATACACATTACAGGCTGTGACATAGAAAGCAATATGGGTTCAGACAAAGCCCCAACTGCGAATGTGCTGATTGATTGCTCAGGTAGTGCAGTTGGAACAGCAGAAGTAGCCATTACGGGTTGTACCATTCAGCATAACCGCAATGCGCCCAATTCAACAAATATTCGAATTATTGGAAAAGATCAATCGGGAATTGGCAGTGAAAAAGAGCGCTGGGGAAATGTAACCATCACCGGAAATGTGTTGAGTGATGTGATGGTAAATATTGACTTGCAATATTGCAGGGGAGTGGTAGTTACCGGCAATACCATTTGGCAAGGCTATGATTACGGCTTATTGATGGAGGGCTGTAGCAATGTAGTGTTTGGATCAAATTTATTTGATGCCAATGCCAATTATCCTTCCGGTACGCTTCCGTCCAATAAGTTATTGGTCACCAATAGTGAGGATTGTATCTTCACAGGGGTGCAGGTTTATGGTTCCAAGGACAGCCCAGGTCTTGTTGTGCGTGATTCAAAGCGTATAAATATTGGGAATTGTAGCCTACTGAGTTGTGAAAAGGTGGGACTCTTGTTGGACAATGTTACAGATAGCAAGGTTTCGGGATGCATGATTACATCCTTAAACCCAAATGACAGTTCTTTTGAACCCATTCAATCCATTGGTGGACATGGAAATAAAATAACGGAATAA